The proteins below come from a single Chrysoperla carnea chromosome 1, inChrCarn1.1, whole genome shotgun sequence genomic window:
- the LOC123294761 gene encoding zinc finger protein 568-like, which produces MASNSFLNVNTDLFLSEEQELIKNDMIDKSDKIEYEPEHCIMEHVAVKEEILEETDEIEYGSINKGHHTMEHVTVKEEILEETDKMEYDSIKKEPSTMKHVAIKEEILEETDSMMEHGAIILNDPLKLNTESIIKNETFGENVLEYHKSKNEEKSLTCEISDRTFNSKQNLNEHEKTSTGEKPFSCDVCDKTFTLKCNLVTHKRNHTGDKPFSCEFCDKTFAQKSVLIKHNRIHTGEKPFSCEVCNKSFAEKSYLNRHKRTHTGEKPFSCEICDTTFTLKCNLIKHNRIHTHTGEKYSSHIL; this is translated from the exons ATGGCGAGTAATTCATTTCTTAACGTAAATACCGATTTATTTCTCAGTGAAGAACAAgaacttattaaaaatgatatgatTGATAAAAGTGATAAAATAGAATATGAACCAGAACATTGTATAATGGAACATGTAGCTGTTAAAGAAGAAATACTTGAAGAAACTGATGAAATAGAATATGGCTCAATTAATAAAGGACATCATACAATGGAACATGTAACTGTTAAAGAAGAAATACTTGAAGAAACTGATAAAATGGAATATGACTCAATTAAAAAAGAACCAAGTACAATGAAACACGTAgctattaaagaagaaatacttGAAGAAACTGATTCTATGATGGAACATGgagcaattattttaaatgacccgttaaaattaaatactgaatCAATTATTAAGAATGAAACATTTGGCGAAAACGTTTTAGAATATCATAAGAGTAAGAATGAAGAAAAATCTTTGACGTGTGAAATTAGCGACAGAACATTTAACAGTaagcaaaatttgaatgaacATGAAAAAACGTCTACAGgcgaaaaacctttttcatgtgacgtgtgtgataaaacatttacgctGAAATGCAATTTAGTGACACATAAACGGAATCATACTGGAGATAAACCTTTTTCGtgtgaattttgtgataaaacatttgctcaaaaaagcgttttaattaaacataatcgaattcataccggagaaaaacccTTTTCATGTGAAGTGTGCAATAAATCATTTGCTGAGAAAAGCTATTTAAATcgacataaacgaactcatactggagaaaaacctttttcatgtgaaatatGTGATACAACTTTTACGTTGAAAtgcaatttaattaaacataatcgAATTCATACTCATACAGGAGAAAA ATATTCAAGTCacatattatag